Proteins co-encoded in one Setaria viridis chromosome 9, Setaria_viridis_v4.0, whole genome shotgun sequence genomic window:
- the LOC117837610 gene encoding monosaccharide-sensing protein 2 — MGGAVLVAIAASIGNLLQGWDNATIAGAVLYIKKEFNLQSEPLIEGLIVAMSLFGATVVTTFSGALADSIGRRPMLIASAVLYFVSGLFMLWAPSVYVLLLARLIDGLGIGLAVTLVPLYISETAPTDIRGLLNTLPQFSGSGGMFLSYCMVFGMSLLPKPDWRIMLGVLSIPSLIYFALTVFYLPESPRWLVSKGRMAEAKRVLQRLRGREDVSGEMALLVEGLGVGKDTRIEEYIIGPDDELADEGLAPDPEKIKLYGPEEGLSWVARPVRGQSALGSAYGLISQHGSMVSQGKPLVDPVVTLFGSVHEKMPEIMGSMRSTLFPNFGSMFSVAEQQQAKADWDAESQREGDEYASDHGGDDIEDNLQSPLISRQATSVEGKEIAAPHGSIMGAVGRSSGLMQGGEAVSSMGIGGGWQLAWKWTEREGADGQMEGGFQRIYLHEEGVQGNRGSILSLPGGDVPPGGEFVQAAALVSQPALYSKELLEQRAAGPAMVHPSEAVSKGPKWADLFEPGVKHALFVGIGIQILQQFAGINGVLYYTPQILEQAGVSVLLSNIGLSSSSASILISALTTLLMLPSIGIAMRLMDMSGRRFLLLATIPILIVALLVLVVVNIVDVGTMVHAALSTISVIVYFCFFVMGFGPVPNILCAEIFPTTVRGLCIAICALTFWIGDIIVTYTLPVMLNAIGLAGVFGIYAVVCILALVFVYMKVPETKGMPLEVITEFFSVGAKQAKED; from the exons ATGGGGGGCGCCGTGCTGGTGGCCATCGCGGCCTCCATCGGCAACTTGCTGCAGGGCTGGGATAATGCGACCATTGCAG GGGCTGTCTTGTACATCAAGAAGGAATTCAATTTGCAGAGCGAGCCCCTAATTGAGGGTCTTATCGTGGCCATGTCCCTCTTTGGGGCAACAGTCGTCACGACATTCTCCGGGGCATTGGCTGACTCCATTGGTAGGCGGCCCATGCTGATTGCCTCGGCTGTCCTCTACTTTGTCAGTGGGTTGTTTATGCTCTGGGCACCAAGCGTGTATGTTCTGCTCCTAGCAAGGCTCATTGATGGACTCGGTATTGGTTTGGCTGTCACATTGGTTCCTTTGTACATCTCCGAGACTGCGCCAACGGATATTCGAGGGTTGTTGAACACGCTGCCGCAGTTCAGTGGGTCAGGAGGGATGTTCCTTTCTTATTGCATGGTGTTTGGGATGTCTCTCTTACCAAAACCTGATTGGAGGATCATGCTTGGGGTTCTGTCGATCCCCTCGCTTATATACTTTGCATTGACTGTCTTCTACTTGCCTGAATCACCGAGGTGGCTTGTGAGCAAAGGAAGGATGGCCGAGGCTAAGAGAGTCTTGCAAAGGCTGCGGGGAAGGGAAGATGTCTCAG GAGAAATGGCTCTTCTAGTCGAAGGCTTGGGTGTTGGGAAAGATACACGTATTGAAGAATACATAATTGGCCCTGATGATGAACTTGCTGATGAAGGGCTGGCTCCAGATCCAGAGAAGATTAAATTATATGGACCTGAAGAAGGCCTATCTTGGGTTGCCAGACCTGTTCGGGGTCAAAGTGCCCTTGGAAGTGCGTATGGTCTCATCTCTCAGCATGGGAGTATGGTTAGTCAAGGCAAGCCCCTTGTGGATCCTGTTGTCACTCTTTTCGGTAGCGTCCACGAGAAGATGCCTGAGATAATGGGGAGCATGCGGAGCACATTGTTTCCCAACTTTGGCAGCATGTTTAGCGTtgcggagcagcagcaggctaAAGCTGACTGGGATGCCGAGAGTCAAAGGGAAGGCGATGAGTATGCTTCAGATCATGGTGGAGATGACATTGAGGATAACCTCCAAAGCCCACTTATTTCTCGTCAAGCAACAAGCGTGGAAGGAAAGGAGATTGCTGCACCTCATGGTAGCATAATGGGTGCTGTGGGAAGAAGTAGCGGCCTTATGCAGGGAGGGGAGGCAGTAAGCAGCATGGGCATTGGTGGAGGATGGCAATTGGCATGGAAATGGACTGAGAGAGAAGGTGCAGATGGGCAAATGGAAGGTGGCTTCCAACGTATTTACTTGCATGAGGAGGGCGTACAAGGCAACAGGGGTTCTATATTGTCATTGCCAGGGGGGGATGTCCCACCTGGTGGTGAGTTCGTCCAGGCTGCAGCTCTTGTGAGTCAACCAGCTCTTTACTCCAAGGAACTTCTGGAGCAGCGTGCTGCTGGTCCTGCGATGGTGCATCCATCTGAGGCAGTTTCTAAAGGTCCAAAATGGGCCGACCTGTTTGAACCTGGAGTGAAGCATGCACTGTTTGTTGGCATAGGAATACAGATCCTGCAACAG TTTGCTGGCATCAATGGTGTTCTCTACTACACTCCTCAAATTCTTGAGCAAGCAGGTGTTAGTGTTCTTCTTTCCAACATTGGCCTTAGTTCATCTTCAGCCTCTATTCTTATCAGTGCCTTGACAACGTTACTGATGCTTCCGAGCATTGGTATTGCAATGAGGCTCATGGATATGTCTGGAAGGAG GTTTCTTCTCCTTGCGACGATCCCTATCCTGATAGTTGCACTGCTTGTCTTGGTCGTGGTCAACATTGTGGATGTGGGAACCATGGTGCATGCTGCACTCTCCACGATCAGTGTCATAGTCTATTTCTGCTTCTTCGTCATGGGGTTTGGGCCTGTTCCCAACATTCTTTGTGCAGAGATCTTCCCCACCACTGTTCGCGGCCTCTGCATAGCCATCTGCGCCTTAACCTTCTGGATCGGTGACATCATCGTGACATACACACTCCCAGTGATGCTGAACGCCATTGGGCTTGCCGGTGTCTTCGGGATATATGCCGTCGTTTGCATCCTGGCTCTTGTATTTGTATACATGAAGGTTCCGGAGACAAAAGGCATGCCTCTCGAGGTTATCACCGAGTTCTTCTCTGTTGGAGCAAAGCAAGCCAAGGAGGATTAA
- the LOC117837611 gene encoding RING-H2 finger protein ATL80 — MPRPSPPSYSRRLLQGSSDSSGPANPNRIPGIPPADPPSGVNSDVVVILAALLCALICVVGLAAVARCARSRRNRGAGADGGGPSSPSSIPGDASGNFGGGGGHHGTGGSATTTTTTTKGLKKKALKALPKLAYADAVAAAAAARGAAPAAEGEEEAKAEELLAECAICLAEFGEREEVRVMPQCGHGFHVACVDTWLRSNSSCPSCRRPIVLDDPAPPPKRCRKCEAVVLEAVLASSSSSAAAAGGSGSGSAGRGRGGGGGGGFLP; from the coding sequence atgccccggccgtcgccgccgtcgtatTCACGGCGCCTCCTCCAGGGCAGCAGCGACAGCAGCGGCCCCGCCAACCCCAACCGTATCCCGGGCATCCCGCCGGCCGACCCGCCCTCGGGCGTCAACTCCGATGTCGTGGTCATCCTCGCCGCCCTGCTCTGCGCGCTCATATGCGTCGtgggcctcgccgccgtcgcccgctgCGCCCGCTCCCGGCGCAACAGGGGCGCCGGGGCCGACGGGGGCGGCCCCTCGTCCCCCTCGAGCATCCCGGGCGACGCCTCGGGGaacttcggcggcggcggcgggcaccacggcaccggcgggagcgcgaccacgacgacgaccaccaccAAGGGGCTGAAGAAGAAGGCGCTCAAGGCGCTGCCGAAGCTGGCGTACGcggacgcggtggcggcggccgcggcggctcggggcgcggcgccggccgcggagggggaggaggaggcgaaggcggaggagctgctggcGGAGTGCGCCATCTGCCTGGCGGAGTTCGGCGAGCGGGAGGAGGTGCGCGTGATGCCGCAGTGCGGGCACGGGTTCCACGTCGCGTGCGTCGACACCTGGCTGCGCTCCAACTCCTCCTgcccctcctgccgccgccccatCGTGCTCGACGACCCGGCCCCACCGCCCAAGCGCTGCCGCAAGTGCGAGGCCGTCGTCCTGGAGGCCGTCctcgcctcctcgtcgtcctccgccgccgccgccggcggcagcggcagcggcagcgccggccgggggcgcggcggcggtgggggtgggggattCTTGCCATAG